From Aptenodytes patagonicus chromosome 1, bAptPat1.pri.cur, whole genome shotgun sequence, one genomic window encodes:
- the LRTM2 gene encoding leucine-rich repeat and transmembrane domain-containing protein 2, whose product MLPTTAGHWWRSRFLMRWQEACLFGCWLSLCAAESFFACPSSCKCNSGNLEVDCSGLGLSSIPSDIPANTRTFLFLNNKLSILPGAVFSNLSALQRLDLSNNFLDQLPQNIFSDLGNLTELQLRNNSIRALDKDLLQHTALLRQLDLSINGLAQIPSGIFDDLPALRSLSLRSNRLQSLDRVTFEPLTSLQQLQVGDNPWECDCNLRDFKHWMEWFSYRGGKIDQLACTLPKELKGKDMRMVPMEMFNYCSQLDDENSSTVLDNTGPPCTKGSPTPSKSKSGPETEVEPSVGCPQKQRYRPVSVRRAIGTVIIAGVVCGIVCIMMVVAAAYGCIYASLMAKYHRELKKRQPLMGDTEGEHEEQKQISSVA is encoded by the exons TGTTTGGTTGTTGGCTGTCGCTATGTGCTGCCGAGTCCTTCTTTGCTTGCCCTTCCTCCTGCAAGTGTAACAGTGGCAACCTGGAAGTGGACTGTAGCGGCTTGGGCCTCTCTTCCATCCCCTCAGACATCCCCGCAAACACCAGGACCTTCCTCTTTCTCAACAACAAACTCAGCATCCTGCCGGGAGCAGTGTTTTCCAACCTCTCTGCCCTACAGAGGCTGGATCTATCCAACAACTTCTTGGACCAGCTCCCTCAGAACATCTTCAGCGACCTGGGGAACCTCACGGAGCTCCAGCTGAGGAACAACAGCATCCGGGCCTTGGACAAGGACCTGCTACAACACACGGCCCTGCTACGCCAGCTGGATCTCTCCATCAACGGCCTGGCCCAGATACCCTCGGGCATCTTTGACGACCTGCCTGCTctccgctccctctctctcagGTCCAATCGCCTGCAGAGTCTGGACAGGGTGACCTTCGAACCACTAACCAGCCTGCAGCAACTCCAAGTTGGGGATAATCCCTGGGAATGCGACTGCAACCTCCGGGACTTCAAGCACTGGATGGAGTGGTTCTCCTACCGAG GTGGGAAAATCGACCAGCTGGCATGTACCCTGCCCAAGGAGCTGAAAGGGAAGGATATGCGAATGGTGCCCATGGAGATGTTTAACTACTGCTCCCAGTTGGACGATGAGAACAGCTCTACAGTGCTGGACAATACTGGCCCACCCTGCACTAAAGGAAGCCCAACTCCTTCCAAATCTAAATCAGGTCCAGAAACAGAAGTGGAGCCCAGTGTGGGATGCCCTCAAAAACAGCGATATAGGCCTGTGAGCGTGCGCCGAGCTATTGGCACTGTGATCATCGCAGGGGTGGTTTGCGGCATTGTTTGCATCATGATGGTGGTGGCAGCTGCTTATGGTTGTATCTATGCCTCCCTTATGGCCAAGTACCACCGGGAGCTGAAGAAGAGGCAGCCACTCATGGGTGACACAGAAGGTGAACATGAAGAGCAAAAACAAATCTCTTCTGTGGCATGA